In one window of Paenarthrobacter nicotinovorans DNA:
- a CDS encoding NAD(P) transhydrogenase subunit alpha, translating into MDGMSLLTITVLAVFVGFEVVSKVSSTLHTPLMSGANAIHGIILVGAIIVAGQAGDPWVLAVALLAVVLATANLVGGFVVTDRMLEMFRGRQRPPSKADAAAGAAEERRP; encoded by the coding sequence ATGGACGGCATGAGCCTGCTAACAATCACTGTGCTGGCCGTGTTCGTGGGCTTTGAGGTTGTTTCCAAAGTCTCCAGCACCCTGCACACACCCCTGATGTCGGGGGCGAACGCGATTCACGGCATCATCCTGGTGGGGGCCATCATCGTGGCGGGCCAAGCAGGCGATCCCTGGGTGTTGGCGGTCGCCCTGCTCGCTGTCGTCCTGGCCACGGCCAACCTCGTGGGCGGTTTCGTGGTGACGGACCGGATGCTGGAGATGTTCCGGGGAAGGCAGCGGCCGCCGTCGAAAGCCGACGCCGCAGCAGGTGCGGCTGAGGAGCGCCGCCCGTGA